From a region of the Nonlabens dokdonensis DSW-6 genome:
- a CDS encoding superoxide dismutase: protein MAFELPQLKYAKDALEPHIDAKTMEIHHGKHHQGYTNKLNDAVDGTDLEGKTIENILNNLDMNNTAVRNNGGGFYNHRLFWEVMSPNGGGNPSGDLADAIKTSFGSFDAFKDKFSAAAKGQFGSGWAWLCVHEGGKLDVCGTPNQDNPLMPEVGCGGTPILGLDVWEHAYYLNYQNRRPDYVEAFFNVINWEEVSRRYAEGK, encoded by the coding sequence ATGGCTTTTGAATTACCACAATTAAAATATGCTAAAGACGCACTAGAACCTCACATCGATGCTAAGACTATGGAGATACACCATGGTAAACATCATCAAGGTTATACCAACAAATTAAATGATGCTGTTGATGGAACAGACCTAGAAGGAAAGACTATTGAGAACATTCTTAATAATCTAGATATGAACAATACTGCTGTTAGAAATAATGGTGGTGGATTTTATAATCACAGACTTTTTTGGGAAGTAATGTCTCCAAACGGTGGCGGTAACCCAAGTGGTGACCTTGCTGATGCAATCAAAACCTCTTTCGGTTCGTTTGATGCATTTAAAGATAAATTTAGTGCTGCTGCAAAAGGACAATTTGGTTCTGGATGGGCATGGCTTTGTGTTCATGAAGGTGGAAAACTTGACGTATGCGGAACACCTAACCAAGATAACCCATTGATGCCAGAAGTAGGTTGTGGAGGAACTCCTATTTTAGGTCTTGACGTATGGGAACATGCTTATTACCTAAATTACCAAAATAGACGTCCTGATTACGTAGAAGCATTTTTCAATGTAATCAACTGGGAAGAAGTATCTAGAAGATATGCTGAAGGGAAATAA
- a CDS encoding T9SS type A sorting domain-containing protein translates to MKRILLLFFLIVISMLSEAQPSNFMVGRYIISDGSTALGPSLNTSTFKFSEIQLTVGASPEIRNFTVEILPGASSNGAQFIRSFTLDLSNGEIELLDINTGLSCSGVNIIFGPAASGGNTLYSVANGDASFDIGFTENTLNACSSASTQSSFILTKIPATDTFIPDDNFEQALISLGYDSVQDNLVTRSVIENIFTLDISASSIIDPTGIEAFTSLATLDISNNDVEQIDLSALSNLINLNLGNSQSLTSMQIPLNLEVLRMDNNSLSVLNLPLGSNLKEFFCNNCTDLYADLFPPSLETIEFTGTDQLFLDLSANPNLSFITLNNNNSLEYIDLSTSTNTSIISFSAIGNSNLACMLVGDVAFMQSNFPNSLNSGQSFVNDCNTATQTFIPDDNFEQELITQGFDNILDNFVTTSSIANITTLDIRDLNISNITGVEQMTQLTQLQAGLNLFQTIDLSNNTNLVSLNLIFNRLNSIDLSNNVMLETLDVSGGQFDSLDVTMLSNLKLLSIQSLPNVSTIDLSQNPLLETLIAAFTSLNNIDLSQNILLKNFSANPADPANSQLSNIDLLVNDQLETLRLSGIPMNGLFLGNKQRLSWLVLNSAQLTSIDVTANLNLRDIEIIDNPLLNSIDLTNSSQLESVTIIDTAISNIDFSNNTLLNYLFATSNRLRTLNLDNNPALTFIRVNNNQLTQLSINNGNNSLIVPNDPNDPSNQGLWSFNATNNNLACISVSDINYMNTNFLGNIDPSASFSLNCTASVVEEGFRFEIFPNPSSDYLNVSSQRIIDQILVHDMTGRKVEAIDVNDSEIRIPIHNWTSGNYLINAVGKDLQATTVFSKK, encoded by the coding sequence ATGAAAAGAATATTACTCCTATTTTTTTTGATAGTTATATCAATGTTGTCAGAAGCACAGCCATCAAATTTTATGGTAGGGAGATATATCATTTCTGATGGATCTACAGCTTTAGGCCCATCATTAAATACTTCTACTTTTAAGTTTAGTGAAATACAATTAACTGTAGGAGCAAGTCCTGAAATCAGAAATTTTACAGTAGAGATTTTACCTGGAGCTTCTAGTAATGGCGCTCAATTTATTAGATCCTTTACTTTAGACTTATCTAATGGTGAAATTGAGTTGCTGGACATAAATACTGGTTTGAGTTGCTCTGGAGTGAATATTATTTTTGGCCCTGCTGCTAGTGGAGGCAATACTTTGTATTCTGTGGCAAATGGTGATGCTAGTTTCGATATTGGCTTTACTGAGAATACTTTGAATGCTTGTTCTAGTGCATCTACTCAGTCTAGTTTTATACTTACTAAAATACCTGCAACAGACACATTTATACCAGACGATAATTTTGAACAAGCTTTGATTTCTCTCGGTTATGATAGCGTGCAAGACAATTTAGTAACAAGAAGTGTAATTGAAAATATTTTCACTTTAGACATTTCAGCTAGTAGTATTATTGATCCTACAGGAATTGAGGCATTCACCAGTTTAGCTACGCTGGATATTTCAAATAATGATGTAGAACAAATTGATTTGAGTGCTCTATCAAATTTAATTAATTTAAATCTGGGAAATAGTCAAAGTCTAACTTCAATGCAAATACCTTTAAACCTTGAAGTTTTGAGGATGGATAACAATAGTCTATCGGTCCTAAATTTACCTTTAGGAAGTAATTTAAAAGAATTCTTTTGTAACAACTGTACTGATTTGTATGCCGATTTGTTTCCACCTAGTCTTGAAACAATTGAATTTACGGGAACAGATCAACTTTTTCTAGATTTAAGTGCTAACCCTAATTTAAGTTTTATAACTTTAAATAATAATAATTCTCTAGAATATATTGATTTATCCACTTCTACTAATACTAGTATAATTAGTTTTTCGGCCATAGGTAATTCTAATCTTGCCTGCATGCTGGTAGGAGATGTTGCCTTTATGCAATCTAATTTTCCTAATTCTTTAAATTCTGGTCAGTCCTTTGTAAATGATTGTAACACGGCAACTCAAACATTCATACCAGATGATAACTTTGAACAAGAATTAATTACTCAAGGATTTGATAACATCTTGGATAATTTTGTCACGACATCTAGCATAGCAAATATTACAACATTAGATATTCGTGATTTGAATATTTCAAACATTACTGGAGTTGAACAAATGACGCAATTAACACAATTACAAGCAGGTCTTAATTTGTTTCAAACCATTGATCTAAGTAACAACACTAATTTAGTTAGTTTGAATTTGATCTTTAATCGATTGAATAGTATTGATTTAAGTAACAATGTTATGTTAGAAACTCTTGATGTTTCAGGAGGACAGTTTGATAGTTTAGATGTTACTATGCTATCAAATTTAAAGTTATTGAGTATACAATCCTTACCAAACGTTTCCACTATTGATTTGAGTCAAAATCCACTTTTAGAAACTTTAATTGCAGCTTTCACAAGTTTGAATAATATTGACCTCTCTCAAAATATTTTACTTAAAAATTTTTCTGCAAATCCTGCAGATCCTGCAAACTCACAACTGTCAAATATAGATTTACTAGTTAACGATCAATTAGAAACGTTGAGATTATCTGGCATACCTATGAATGGATTGTTCTTAGGTAATAAACAAAGGCTTAGTTGGCTGGTGTTGAATAGTGCTCAATTAACTTCTATTGATGTTACAGCAAACCTAAATCTAAGAGATATAGAAATAATCGATAATCCTTTATTAAATAGTATTGATCTCACTAATTCAAGTCAGTTGGAAAGCGTTACCATCATTGATACCGCAATTTCTAATATCGATTTTTCTAATAATACTTTACTTAATTATTTGTTTGCTACTTCTAACCGTCTTAGAACTTTAAATTTAGATAATAATCCAGCGCTTACATTTATAAGAGTAAACAATAATCAATTAACGCAACTTTCTATAAACAATGGCAATAACTCACTTATTGTTCCTAACGATCCAAATGACCCAAGTAATCAAGGGTTGTGGTCATTTAATGCAACTAATAATAATTTAGCCTGTATTAGTGTTTCAGACATAAATTACATGAATACAAACTTCTTAGGAAATATAGATCCTTCTGCATCCTTTAGTTTAAATTGTACCGCTAGCGTCGTAGAAGAAGGTTTCAGATTTGAGATTTTCCCTAATCCTTCATCAGATTATCTAAATGTTTCATCGCAAAGAATTATTGATCAGATTTTGGTTCATGATATGACTGGCAGAAAGGTAGAGGCCATTGACGTGAATGATTCGGAAATTAGAATACCAATTCATAACTGGACATCTGGAAACTATTTGATCAACGCAGTTGGAAAAGATTTACAGGCTACTACAGTATTCTCTAAAAAGTAA
- a CDS encoding amidophosphoribosyltransferase encodes MSDQLKHECGIALIRLLKPLEYYKEKYGTAFYGINKMYLMMEKQHNRGQDGAGFASIKLDVKPGQRYISRVRSNAAQPIQDIFSQINERINTELLENPEIKDDVAAQKAQIPYIGELLMGHVRYGTFGKNSIESVHPFLRQNNWMHRNLIMAGNFNMTNVFKLFNKLVELGQHPKDMADTVTVMEKVGHFQDREVRKLYKKFKSKGLSKIEASPKIAEEIDVAKILRKSARDWDGGYAMGGLMGHGDAFLLRDPAGIRPAYYYKNDEVVVVASERPVIQTAFDAPFDEVKELDPGKAIIIKKNGEVSLDQITAPLERKACSFERIYFSRGSDAEIYQERKMLGKLLFPKILESIDNEIDNTVFSYIPNTAETSFYGMVEEGHAVLNQQKRDYIIAGEGKLTAKQVDDTLSRKLRTEKIAIKDAKLRTFITEDSSRDDLVAHVYDVTYGVVQPEDNLVIIDDSIVRGTTLKKSILKMMDRLNPKKIVVVSSAPQIRYPDCYGIDMARLEGLVAFRAALALHKDRDTYDTVERIYKKCKLQTEMEDVDVVNHVKELYDRFTDQEISDKIGELLSDEDINAEVKVIYQTVDDLHKACPKNLGDWYFTGNYPTDGGNRVVNRAYINFFEGNDERAY; translated from the coding sequence ATGAGCGATCAGTTAAAACACGAGTGTGGTATAGCACTTATCCGTCTTCTTAAACCATTAGAATACTATAAGGAAAAGTACGGTACAGCTTTTTACGGTATCAATAAAATGTACTTGATGATGGAAAAGCAACACAATCGCGGTCAAGATGGTGCTGGGTTTGCAAGTATAAAGCTAGACGTGAAGCCAGGGCAGCGCTACATCTCCAGAGTGCGTAGTAATGCGGCGCAACCTATACAGGACATCTTCTCGCAAATCAATGAACGTATTAATACAGAGCTTCTTGAAAATCCAGAGATCAAAGATGATGTTGCTGCGCAAAAAGCTCAGATACCTTACATAGGAGAATTGTTAATGGGGCATGTGCGTTATGGGACCTTCGGTAAGAACAGTATTGAGTCAGTACATCCATTTTTACGTCAAAACAACTGGATGCATCGTAATTTGATCATGGCTGGTAACTTCAACATGACTAATGTTTTTAAGCTTTTTAACAAGTTGGTAGAATTGGGGCAGCATCCTAAAGACATGGCAGATACTGTTACGGTTATGGAAAAAGTAGGCCATTTTCAAGACAGAGAGGTACGTAAACTATATAAAAAGTTCAAATCAAAAGGACTTTCTAAAATAGAAGCTAGCCCTAAGATTGCTGAAGAAATAGACGTTGCAAAAATTTTACGTAAAAGTGCTAGAGACTGGGATGGTGGTTATGCTATGGGCGGACTCATGGGACATGGAGATGCTTTTTTATTGCGCGATCCTGCCGGAATACGCCCTGCTTATTATTATAAAAATGATGAAGTAGTAGTCGTGGCAAGCGAGCGACCAGTAATTCAGACAGCTTTTGATGCGCCTTTTGATGAGGTAAAAGAGCTTGATCCTGGAAAAGCGATTATCATAAAGAAAAATGGCGAGGTAAGCCTGGATCAGATTACAGCACCATTAGAACGCAAAGCATGTTCTTTTGAGCGTATTTATTTTTCTCGCGGTAGTGATGCCGAGATCTATCAGGAACGCAAAATGTTAGGGAAACTATTATTTCCTAAAATATTAGAAAGTATTGATAACGAGATTGATAACACAGTTTTTTCCTATATTCCTAATACCGCCGAAACTTCTTTCTACGGTATGGTAGAAGAAGGTCATGCAGTTCTTAACCAGCAAAAGAGAGATTATATCATCGCCGGTGAAGGAAAGCTTACTGCAAAGCAGGTGGATGATACGCTTTCGCGAAAGCTAAGAACGGAGAAGATCGCCATAAAAGATGCCAAATTACGTACTTTCATAACAGAAGATTCTTCTCGTGATGATCTTGTTGCTCACGTTTATGATGTAACTTATGGAGTAGTACAGCCAGAAGATAATTTAGTTATTATAGATGATTCTATCGTAAGAGGAACAACTTTAAAAAAATCCATCCTTAAAATGATGGACCGATTGAACCCAAAGAAAATTGTAGTCGTTTCTAGTGCGCCACAAATACGTTATCCAGATTGTTATGGAATAGATATGGCACGATTAGAAGGTTTAGTAGCTTTTAGAGCGGCTCTAGCCTTGCATAAGGATCGTGATACTTACGATACGGTAGAGCGCATTTATAAAAAGTGCAAACTACAAACTGAAATGGAAGATGTAGACGTGGTAAACCATGTAAAAGAACTATACGATCGTTTTACAGATCAAGAAATTTCAGATAAGATAGGAGAGTTACTCTCTGATGAAGATATAAATGCAGAGGTAAAAGTAATTTATCAAACCGTAGATGATCTTCACAAAGCTTGTCCTAAAAACTTAGGAGACTGGTACTTTACTGGTAATTACCCAACCGATGGTGGTAATCGAGTGGTAAATCGTGCCTATATCAACTTCTTTGAAGGTAATGATGAGCGCGCTTACTAG
- a CDS encoding PfkB family carbohydrate kinase: MSKLVVVGTVAFDAIETPFGKTDKILGGAATFIGLSASHFNTEVGLVSVVGGDFPQEYLDMMTNRGMNIEGIEIVKDGKTFFWSGKYHNDMNTRDTLATELNVLADFNPVVPESFKDAEVVMLGNLHPAVQLGVIEQTPKAKLIVLDTMNFWMDSALDLLHKVIAKVDVITINDEEARQLSGEYSLVNAAKKIHEMGPKYVVIKKGEHGALLFNDGDIFFAPALPLEEVFDPTGAGDTFAGGFAGFLAASGDYSFENMKRAIIYGSNFASFAVEKFGTERMQTITNEEITKRLEQFKALTKFEINN, encoded by the coding sequence ATGAGCAAATTAGTTGTGGTAGGAACAGTAGCATTTGATGCGATTGAAACTCCTTTTGGTAAAACCGATAAAATTTTAGGTGGTGCGGCAACCTTTATAGGTCTTAGTGCTTCTCATTTCAATACTGAAGTAGGATTAGTAAGTGTTGTAGGTGGTGATTTTCCTCAAGAATACCTTGATATGATGACCAATCGTGGTATGAATATCGAAGGTATTGAGATCGTAAAAGATGGTAAGACATTTTTCTGGTCTGGAAAGTACCATAATGATATGAATACTCGTGATACTCTTGCGACTGAACTTAACGTTCTTGCAGATTTTAATCCTGTTGTCCCAGAATCATTTAAAGATGCTGAAGTTGTGATGTTAGGAAATCTACATCCAGCGGTACAATTAGGTGTTATTGAGCAAACTCCTAAAGCTAAACTTATTGTTCTTGATACGATGAACTTTTGGATGGATAGTGCTTTAGACTTATTGCATAAAGTAATCGCAAAAGTAGACGTCATCACTATTAATGACGAAGAAGCTAGACAATTGTCTGGAGAGTACTCTTTAGTAAACGCAGCAAAGAAGATTCATGAAATGGGTCCTAAGTATGTGGTGATTAAAAAAGGAGAACATGGTGCATTGTTATTTAATGATGGAGACATCTTTTTTGCACCAGCATTACCATTAGAAGAAGTATTTGATCCTACCGGAGCTGGAGATACCTTTGCAGGTGGTTTTGCAGGATTCCTTGCTGCAAGTGGCGATTATTCTTTTGAGAATATGAAACGTGCAATTATTTATGGCTCCAATTTTGCATCTTTTGCAGTAGAGAAATTTGGAACTGAGCGCATGCAAACCATTACAAACGAAGAAATAACAAAGCGTTTAGAGCAATTTAAAGCGCTAACAAAATTTGAAATAAACAATTAA
- a CDS encoding GH3 auxin-responsive promoter family protein: MANALLNSVVSWFLKKRIHDMELFMKHPQELQDNILQDLIYYARHTEIGKKYGFDSIKSYRDFADRVPVSEYSEIQSSIERSRKGEGNIFWPSDIKWFAMSSGTTNSRSKYIPVSQQSLEDCHYAAAKDLLCMYLNNNPDSKLFKGKGLRLGGSNVLDKKSGTVAGDLSSILIDNMPFWADYSSTPGNEVALMANWETKMPAIVKETITENVTSLAGVPSWMMVLLNNVLETTGKENILEVWPQMEVFFHGGVSFDPYTDQYKKLLPANHIKYYETYNASEGFFAIQDTNNSKELLLMLDYGIFYEFISMKNYGTPNEKIIPLSEVELGENYAILITTNAGLWRYKIGDTVRFTSKNPYRIKVSGRTKHHINVFGEELIIENAEAALKKTIAEVPCSIKDYTVAPIFMEGKEKGAHEWMIEFATQPDDVSAFAKALDHNLQRENSDYEAKRANNITLTELRIHNARPDVFYNWLKQKDKLGGQHKIPRLSNSREYMEELLAIHRT, encoded by the coding sequence ATGGCAAACGCATTACTCAATTCTGTTGTATCGTGGTTTCTTAAGAAACGCATTCATGATATGGAGCTTTTTATGAAGCACCCACAAGAGTTGCAGGATAATATTTTACAAGATCTTATTTATTATGCTCGACATACAGAAATAGGTAAAAAATATGGTTTTGATTCTATAAAATCCTATAGAGATTTTGCAGATCGTGTTCCAGTTTCGGAATATTCAGAAATTCAATCTTCTATCGAGCGATCTAGAAAAGGTGAAGGGAACATCTTCTGGCCTAGCGATATCAAATGGTTTGCTATGAGTAGTGGTACGACTAACTCTAGAAGTAAATATATACCAGTAAGCCAGCAATCGCTTGAAGATTGTCATTACGCCGCCGCAAAGGATCTTTTATGTATGTATTTAAACAATAATCCAGACTCTAAACTTTTTAAAGGAAAAGGATTGCGATTGGGAGGTAGTAATGTGCTGGATAAAAAATCTGGAACGGTGGCAGGAGATTTGAGCAGTATTTTAATTGATAATATGCCATTTTGGGCAGATTATAGTTCTACTCCTGGAAATGAAGTGGCGTTAATGGCAAATTGGGAAACTAAAATGCCTGCTATTGTTAAGGAAACGATTACGGAAAATGTAACCAGTCTTGCAGGAGTTCCTTCATGGATGATGGTATTGTTAAATAATGTATTAGAAACAACTGGAAAAGAAAATATACTAGAAGTCTGGCCTCAAATGGAAGTGTTTTTTCACGGTGGTGTGAGCTTTGATCCTTATACAGATCAATATAAAAAACTGTTGCCTGCAAATCATATCAAGTATTATGAAACCTACAATGCAAGTGAAGGTTTCTTTGCTATTCAAGACACTAATAACAGCAAAGAACTATTGTTAATGCTGGATTATGGAATTTTCTATGAGTTTATCTCAATGAAAAATTATGGAACGCCGAATGAAAAAATTATACCTTTAAGTGAGGTAGAACTAGGAGAGAATTATGCAATTTTAATTACTACTAACGCAGGATTATGGCGTTATAAAATAGGAGATACCGTTCGGTTTACTTCAAAAAATCCGTATCGTATTAAGGTAAGTGGTCGTACTAAACATCACATCAACGTATTCGGTGAAGAATTAATTATTGAAAATGCTGAGGCTGCGCTTAAAAAAACCATCGCAGAAGTGCCCTGTTCTATTAAAGACTACACGGTTGCGCCTATTTTTATGGAAGGAAAGGAAAAAGGTGCGCACGAATGGATGATAGAATTTGCGACACAGCCTGATGATGTTTCCGCTTTCGCGAAAGCGCTAGACCACAATCTTCAAAGAGAAAATAGTGATTATGAGGCAAAACGAGCTAATAACATCACACTTACAGAACTTAGAATTCACAATGCACGACCTGATGTTTTCTACAACTGGTTAAAGCAAAAAGATAAACTGGGCGGACAGCATAAAATTCCTAGATTGAGCAATTCGCGTGAGTATATGGAGGAGTTGCTGGCGATACATCGAACTTGA
- a CDS encoding DUF2797 domain-containing protein, whose protein sequence is MILTGTIRKMQTELKETVQYYLVFRDNFLHVNQLLDKNITLKHVANECLNCSLDKKIWRQGFCYDCFTDIPQAGDWIMKPELSRAHLDEEDRDLEYEKKVQLKPHIVYLANSSNIKVGVTRKTQVPTRWIDQGAHEAVAILETPNRYLAGIAEVALKDHVADKTNWRKMLTNDVVDEDLLRCRESLLQYIPQEAQEYILDNEKEWQIKFPVLEYPKKVTSVNLAKTPQHNGKLKGIKGQYLIFEDGKVMNLRSHEGFVVEMIVI, encoded by the coding sequence ATGATCTTAACTGGCACGATTAGAAAAATGCAAACCGAACTCAAAGAAACAGTTCAGTATTACCTTGTTTTTCGAGACAATTTTCTTCATGTTAACCAGCTGCTAGATAAAAACATAACTTTGAAACACGTAGCAAATGAATGTCTCAACTGCAGTCTGGATAAGAAAATATGGAGACAAGGCTTTTGCTACGACTGTTTTACTGACATACCACAGGCTGGTGACTGGATCATGAAACCAGAATTGAGTCGCGCGCATCTTGACGAAGAAGATCGCGATCTGGAATATGAAAAGAAAGTCCAGCTCAAACCACATATCGTTTATCTAGCAAATAGCAGCAACATAAAAGTAGGTGTAACTCGCAAAACACAAGTACCTACTCGATGGATCGATCAAGGCGCTCATGAAGCAGTAGCGATTCTAGAAACACCCAACCGCTACCTCGCAGGAATTGCTGAAGTCGCGCTTAAAGACCACGTAGCCGATAAAACCAACTGGCGTAAAATGCTAACTAATGATGTTGTAGATGAGGATTTATTACGCTGCCGCGAAAGCTTGCTCCAATACATTCCTCAAGAAGCTCAAGAATACATTCTCGATAACGAAAAAGAATGGCAAATCAAGTTTCCAGTCTTAGAATACCCTAAAAAAGTTACGAGCGTAAATCTTGCCAAAACACCTCAACACAATGGTAAACTCAAAGGTATCAAAGGACAATACCTCATCTTTGAGGATGGCAAAGTGATGAATTTAAGAAGTCATGAAGGGTTTGTGGTGGAGATGATTGTGATTTAA